A single region of the Undibacterium piscinae genome encodes:
- the phbB gene encoding acetoacetyl-CoA reductase gives MSRIAIVTGGTRGLGKAISLALQTAGYQVAAVYRSNAEAAQTFSQASKIPVFQWDVADFEACRSGVAAVERQFGGAVDILVNNAGITSDAMLHRMSYEQWWKVINTNLGSMFNMSRHVIEGMRERGYGRIVNISSINGEKGQLGQSNYAAAKAGILGFTKALALESARKNITVNAIAPGYCETDMVAAVSPEVLQGIVAGIPVGRLGSPADIARMVAFLVDEQAGYITGATFDVNGGQYMS, from the coding sequence ATGTCTCGTATCGCAATCGTTACCGGAGGAACCCGCGGCTTGGGTAAGGCGATTTCGCTGGCGCTGCAGACGGCCGGTTATCAGGTCGCAGCCGTATATCGCAGCAATGCCGAGGCGGCGCAGACATTTTCGCAAGCGAGCAAGATACCGGTGTTTCAGTGGGATGTCGCTGATTTTGAGGCGTGCCGCAGCGGTGTTGCCGCCGTCGAGCGGCAATTCGGTGGTGCTGTCGATATTCTGGTGAATAACGCCGGCATTACCAGTGACGCGATGTTGCATCGCATGAGCTACGAGCAATGGTGGAAGGTCATCAACACCAATCTGGGCTCGATGTTCAATATGTCGCGCCACGTGATCGAGGGCATGCGCGAGCGTGGTTACGGGCGCATCGTCAATATCAGTTCCATCAATGGCGAAAAAGGTCAGCTAGGGCAGAGTAATTATGCCGCCGCCAAAGCGGGGATTTTGGGATTTACCAAGGCGCTGGCGCTGGAAAGCGCACGTAAAAATATCACGGTCAATGCAATTGCGCCGGGCTATTGCGAGACCGATATGGTGGCGGCGGTATCGCCCGAAGTCTTGCAGGGAATTGTTGCCGGCATCCCGGTAGGGCGGCTAGGTTCACCCGCCGACATCGCGCGTATGGTGGCGTTTCTGGTTGACGAACAGGCCGGCTATATCACCGGCGCTACCTTTGATGTCAATGGCGGTCAGTACATGTCTTAG
- a CDS encoding DUF3667 domain-containing protein, whose product MKRAPERAPELARFVRSTKAKENAPCANCNTVYSGHYCPECGQEALGGAPTAIEFIYEFLTRNVLERGKMPRTLWHLIRYPGGLTVDFLEGRRQRFIRPVRLYIGLSLLYFFDAVAYQHVRHRNGNGQSGCRISEQSYRR is encoded by the coding sequence ATGAAGCGAGCACCTGAGCGAGCACCTGAGCTGGCGCGCTTTGTCCGCTCCACCAAAGCGAAAGAAAATGCGCCCTGCGCCAATTGCAATACGGTTTATAGCGGCCATTATTGTCCGGAGTGCGGACAGGAAGCTCTGGGCGGGGCACCAACGGCGATTGAATTCATCTACGAATTCTTGACCCGCAATGTGCTGGAACGCGGCAAAATGCCACGCACGCTCTGGCATTTAATCCGCTATCCGGGCGGCCTGACGGTCGATTTCCTGGAAGGCCGGCGACAAAGGTTTATCCGCCCGGTGCGCCTGTATATCGGTTTGTCCTTGCTGTATTTTTTTGATGCTGTCGCTTACCAGCATGTTCGGCACAGAAACGGAAACGGCCAATCTGGTTGCAGAATCAGCGAACAATCATATCGCCGCTGA
- the thiL gene encoding thiamine-phosphate kinase codes for MVFDLIKRYFAQHTVTDPRIALGIGDDCALVNPSPGMQLAISTDMLVSGRHFFPDADPYMLGHKCLAVNLSDLAAMGAAPVAFTLALSLPEANPDWLEKFSQGMLALADAHQCSLIGGDTTKGPLNICITVFGELPPGSALRRDAAQAGDDIWVSGTLGDARLALAGYWKELKLTPTEHSQAALRMHQPSPRIALGIALRGVAHAALDISDGLIGDLGHILERSNVGASLHIDSLPAGPVLSQQPLAKQREFTLAGGDDYELCFTAPVAQRAAVIAAGLASATPVTRIGTIEQATGLRLLDDFGQPVSLQVSSFDHFSSP; via the coding sequence ATGGTATTCGACCTCATCAAGCGCTATTTTGCGCAACACACCGTGACCGATCCACGTATAGCCTTAGGGATAGGCGACGATTGCGCCTTGGTCAATCCCAGCCCTGGCATGCAATTAGCCATTTCCACCGACATGCTGGTATCGGGGCGGCACTTTTTTCCGGATGCTGATCCCTACATGCTCGGGCATAAATGCCTGGCGGTAAATCTGTCCGATCTGGCTGCAATGGGTGCCGCGCCTGTCGCATTTACGCTGGCGCTGTCACTGCCTGAAGCCAATCCCGATTGGCTGGAAAAATTTTCGCAGGGCATGCTGGCCTTGGCCGATGCGCATCAATGTAGCCTGATCGGTGGCGATACCACCAAGGGCCCTTTGAATATCTGCATTACGGTGTTTGGCGAACTGCCGCCAGGCAGCGCATTGCGCCGCGATGCGGCGCAGGCCGGTGATGATATCTGGGTCTCGGGTACCTTGGGCGACGCCCGTCTGGCCTTGGCCGGCTATTGGAAAGAACTCAAGCTCACGCCCACCGAGCACAGCCAGGCGGCATTGCGCATGCATCAGCCTAGCCCACGTATTGCGCTGGGGATAGCCTTGCGCGGCGTGGCGCATGCCGCACTCGATATCTCGGATGGCCTGATCGGCGATCTCGGACATATCCTGGAACGCTCGAACGTCGGCGCCAGCCTGCATATAGATAGCCTGCCGGCCGGCCCGGTACTGAGTCAGCAGCCGCTGGCCAAGCAACGTGAATTTACCCTGGCAGGCGGCGACGATTACGAACTCTGCTTTACCGCACCGGTGGCGCAACGGGCGGCGGTGATCGCTGCCGGCCTCGCCAGCGCCACGCCGGTAACGCGGATAGGCACAATCGAACAGGCAACGGGACTCAGGTTGCTCGACGATTTTGGCCAACCGGTATCCTTGCAAGTAAGCTCTTTTGATCACTTCTCCAGCCCATGA
- a CDS encoding sensor domain-containing diguanylate cyclase, whose translation MNVHNSGLWILRLLLLICSNLPSQLGAIELRLADQTTLQQSLALTPYFEVFEDASATLNLEQVLSPAIASRFISSSSSAEALSFGYTRSAFWLRLQLRNDSAHTIQRILELSEPGLTKVEFHQIATDTDSATPTQNYSIRTGRETDFSARPYPNRFFVFPLSLAPNSVQSFYLRVQSLGPVSIPVKLWQPAAFHAHERSDYANQAWYFGGATAMALFNLLLFLALRDVMYLLYVNFVSCMALTMAIQNGLDKEYFWQAAPLWSNIATNVGYSLTLACLLIFMRRMLSTAAIVPGLDRLLQALLVIFFLTPIAFVISLQSVIKPAALLYGFTAVLILVTSLVCALKRQRSAYFFLSAFSVLCFAAITTVLRALGLVSTNQLTTNILQLGSIFEMLVLAFALADRFNAIRRAHELAQNLALDAQRQLVETLTSSERILEERVIQRTLELDKKNEKLARAMRSLEDVERIARHDLKTPLASIIAAPKVLRAGRILEDQEEKVLNMIEHAARRALSMVNLSLDLFQPAPCQRKFKCPGSRRGARPVGARAVKIGQYPYFRASLADLGRG comes from the coding sequence ATGAATGTGCACAACAGCGGGCTATGGATACTCAGATTGTTATTGCTAATCTGCAGCAACCTGCCGTCTCAGCTTGGGGCGATAGAGTTGCGCTTGGCAGACCAGACTACACTGCAACAGTCACTCGCTTTGACGCCTTATTTCGAGGTTTTCGAAGATGCCAGTGCGACTTTGAACTTAGAGCAGGTACTTAGCCCAGCAATCGCCAGCCGTTTTATCAGCAGCTCTTCGAGCGCCGAAGCCCTAAGTTTTGGGTATACCCGCTCTGCATTTTGGCTGCGCCTGCAACTACGCAATGACAGCGCGCACACGATACAGCGCATACTGGAACTGAGTGAACCGGGGCTGACCAAGGTAGAATTTCATCAAATAGCCACCGATACCGACAGCGCGACACCGACTCAAAATTACTCAATTCGCACCGGGCGCGAAACCGATTTCTCGGCGCGTCCCTACCCGAATCGCTTTTTTGTCTTCCCGCTAAGCCTGGCACCAAACTCGGTACAAAGTTTTTATCTCAGAGTGCAATCCTTGGGGCCGGTCTCGATTCCTGTCAAATTATGGCAGCCCGCCGCATTCCACGCGCACGAGCGCAGTGACTATGCCAATCAGGCCTGGTATTTCGGAGGGGCGACGGCGATGGCACTGTTTAACCTATTGCTGTTTCTTGCCTTACGAGATGTGATGTATCTGCTGTATGTGAATTTTGTAAGCTGCATGGCGCTGACCATGGCAATTCAAAATGGTTTAGATAAAGAATATTTTTGGCAAGCAGCGCCACTTTGGTCGAATATCGCCACCAATGTAGGCTATTCCTTGACGCTGGCTTGCTTGTTAATTTTTATGCGCAGAATGCTCAGCACAGCAGCGATCGTGCCTGGTTTGGATCGATTGCTACAAGCTTTGCTAGTGATCTTTTTCCTTACGCCGATCGCCTTTGTGATTTCGCTACAAAGCGTAATCAAACCCGCGGCGCTCTTGTATGGGTTTACCGCCGTGCTCATCCTCGTCACTAGCCTGGTGTGTGCCTTAAAGCGCCAGCGTAGTGCCTACTTTTTTTTAAGCGCGTTTAGCGTGTTGTGTTTTGCTGCGATTACCACGGTACTGCGTGCCTTAGGCCTGGTCAGCACCAATCAACTGACTACAAATATTTTGCAATTAGGCTCGATTTTTGAAATGCTGGTACTCGCCTTTGCCTTAGCCGATCGTTTTAATGCGATTCGTCGAGCCCATGAGTTAGCGCAAAATCTGGCACTTGATGCGCAACGTCAACTGGTTGAAACCCTAACTTCCTCAGAACGGATACTCGAAGAAAGGGTGATTCAGCGCACCCTAGAACTGGATAAGAAAAATGAAAAATTAGCCCGTGCCATGCGTTCACTGGAAGATGTAGAACGGATCGCCAGACACGATTTAAAAACTCCCTTAGCGAGCATCATTGCAGCACCTAAAGTCTTACGTGCTGGAAGAATTTTGGAGGATCAGGAAGAAAAAGTGCTGAATATGATAGAGCATGCGGCGCGCCGTGCGCTGAGTATGGTCAATCTGTCTTTGGATCTGTTTCAGCCTGCGCCCTGTCAGCGTAAATTTAAGTGCCCTGGTAGCCGACGTGGCGCAAGACCTGTCGGCGCACGCGCAGTCAAAATCGGTCAATATCCTTATTTCCGAGCCAGCCTCGCCGACCTTGGTCGAGGCTGA
- a CDS encoding GNAT family N-acetyltransferase: MISIEPASHTHKDALIALILQIQRQEFGLASSLADLPDLADIAHYYRSAGGDFWVALCGDEVVGTLGLRCIGQQQGALRKLYVKASYRGAQHGIATLLMARLLTAAHAAQIHTLYLATTEKFAAACRYYEKTGFSQVTLESLPAAFPRIPQETRFYTRKID, from the coding sequence ATGATCAGCATAGAGCCCGCCAGCCACACCCACAAAGACGCCCTGATCGCGCTGATACTGCAGATACAGCGGCAAGAATTTGGGCTGGCTAGCAGCTTAGCGGATCTGCCCGATCTGGCAGATATTGCACACTATTACCGCAGCGCCGGTGGCGATTTTTGGGTGGCGCTATGCGGTGATGAAGTGGTCGGCACGCTAGGCTTACGCTGCATAGGCCAACAGCAAGGCGCGCTGCGCAAACTGTATGTCAAGGCCAGCTACCGCGGTGCTCAGCATGGTATCGCGACGCTATTGATGGCGCGTTTATTGACGGCGGCGCATGCCGCGCAGATACACACCCTGTACCTGGCGACCACAGAAAAATTCGCCGCGGCCTGTCGCTACTATGAAAAAACCGGTTTTAGCCAAGTCACGCTGGAGTCATTGCCAGCGGCGTTCCCGCGCATCCCGCAAGAAACGCGTTTCTACACCCGCAAGATCGACTGA
- a CDS encoding DUF1294 domain-containing protein: MANPVAKPMTNSRTKNTPKASSKPAARGQSKGQSSWLALSVIPLFILLYLLIDLRWPMPHWWALSYLLLSLLCLVVYAIDKAAAKAGRWRTPENTLHLLALSGGWPGALLAQQWLRHKSSKLAFRIVFWITVVLNIALFLLFTTPLLALFNY; this comes from the coding sequence ATGGCCAATCCCGTAGCTAAACCCATGACCAACAGCCGCACTAAAAATACCCCGAAAGCCAGCTCAAAACCGGCCGCACGCGGCCAGTCAAAAGGGCAATCGAGTTGGCTTGCGCTTAGCGTGATTCCACTCTTTATCTTGCTGTATTTATTGATCGATCTGCGCTGGCCAATGCCACATTGGTGGGCACTCAGTTATCTGCTGCTCAGTCTGCTCTGCTTGGTGGTCTATGCGATCGACAAAGCCGCGGCTAAAGCTGGACGCTGGCGCACCCCAGAAAACACTTTGCACTTGCTGGCTTTGTCGGGTGGCTGGCCGGGCGCGCTGCTGGCGCAACAGTGGCTGCGGCATAAATCGAGTAAGCTGGCATTTCGCATCGTATTTTGGATCACAGTCGTGCTCAATATCGCGCTGTTTCTACTGTTCACGACGCCCCTGTTGGCGCTGTTCAATTATTGA
- a CDS encoding DinB family protein encodes MSRAYAKQDAAEVFASFCTARAQTMRLLRSVTEEQFKRKAQFEGYGPLSMRSLVHYLCSHDQQHLAGLQWLLGKIEAVRA; translated from the coding sequence ATCAGTCGCGCCTATGCAAAGCAAGATGCGGCTGAGGTATTTGCCTCATTTTGCACGGCGCGGGCGCAAACCATGCGCTTACTGCGCAGCGTCACTGAAGAACAATTTAAGCGCAAGGCGCAGTTTGAAGGCTATGGGCCGCTCAGCATGCGCAGTCTGGTGCATTATTTGTGCAGCCACGATCAACAACATCTGGCCGGCTTGCAATGGTTACTTGGAAAAATAGAAGCCGTGCGTGCTTAA
- a CDS encoding bifunctional protein-serine/threonine kinase/phosphatase translates to MPLIVTTGYHSLAGVRPRNEDFVGMVTPNEPDLSSKGLIAAIADGVSGNEGGREASEYAVRGLLSDYYATPDTWEITTSLEKVLLAINGWVQQQGSVRRELAGMASTLTALVLRGRMYYTAHVGDTRCYLLRDDGLGKLQKLTQDHVWDRPEMQHVLTRAIGLDTRLAVDHGMGELRQNDVFLLASDGVWSALTEYDITYFLKQVSLSILTPEQASSALCAAALEAGSQDNSSAMILQVNTLPEGDLRDALSELRSLPAPPRLKPGQNIDGYLVEEILHTSMTTLLYLVNDTAHHRKLVLKTLHPDRANDAHERSAFAHEAWLAKRVVARFFPQVINPDQRNFLYYLSTWHPGESLQTRLAAGQHFTVPDVISYGSKLVRAVGALHRRSILHRDIKPANVHLGDDDEIRILDLGVAQSGLDSEDKSLAASFTMAGTPSFLAPEQYQGDSASRQTDIYATGVTLYYLLTRHYPYGEIEPFQRPKFADPIVPGRYRPDLPVWLENVLLKAQGRRARTARALVWRILTAEEFLLALERGAARPLPAPGATPLVNSDPATILARAIQRPYPGHRDRGLSAAL, encoded by the coding sequence ATGCCACTCATCGTCACCACTGGTTACCACTCGCTCGCGGGCGTGCGGCCGCGCAATGAAGACTTTGTCGGCATGGTCACGCCGAACGAGCCCGATCTCTCGAGTAAGGGCTTGATTGCGGCGATTGCCGATGGCGTCTCCGGTAACGAGGGCGGGCGCGAGGCTTCCGAATATGCGGTGCGCGGTTTGCTGAGCGATTACTACGCCACTCCCGATACCTGGGAAATCACTACTTCACTGGAAAAGGTTTTACTCGCCATCAACGGCTGGGTGCAACAGCAGGGCAGCGTGCGCAGGGAATTGGCCGGCATGGCCAGCACCCTGACCGCACTGGTGCTGCGCGGCCGCATGTATTACACCGCCCATGTGGGGGATACCCGTTGCTATCTGCTGCGTGACGATGGCCTCGGTAAGTTGCAAAAACTGACCCAAGACCATGTCTGGGACCGGCCGGAAATGCAGCATGTACTGACGCGTGCGATAGGTCTCGATACCCGGTTGGCGGTCGATCACGGCATGGGTGAGTTACGCCAGAATGACGTGTTTTTACTCGCCAGCGACGGCGTCTGGTCGGCGCTGACCGAATACGACATCACCTATTTCCTCAAGCAGGTGAGCCTATCCATCCTGACACCGGAACAGGCCAGTAGCGCCTTGTGTGCCGCGGCACTGGAGGCTGGTTCGCAAGACAATTCCAGCGCCATGATCTTGCAGGTCAATACCTTGCCTGAGGGTGACTTGCGCGATGCCTTATCCGAACTGCGCAGCCTGCCGGCACCGCCACGCCTGAAACCTGGCCAGAACATAGACGGCTATCTGGTCGAGGAAATCCTGCATACCTCGATGACCACCTTGCTGTACCTGGTCAACGATACCGCCCATCATCGCAAGCTGGTGTTAAAAACCCTGCATCCGGATCGCGCCAACGATGCGCATGAACGCTCGGCTTTCGCGCACGAAGCCTGGCTCGCCAAGCGTGTGGTAGCGCGTTTTTTTCCGCAGGTAATCAATCCGGATCAGAGAAATTTCCTGTATTACCTGTCGACCTGGCATCCCGGCGAATCACTGCAAACCAGGCTCGCGGCCGGCCAGCATTTTACGGTGCCCGATGTCATCAGTTATGGCAGCAAGCTGGTACGCGCCGTCGGTGCATTGCATAGACGCAGCATCCTGCACCGAGACATCAAACCCGCCAATGTGCATCTGGGGGACGATGACGAAATCCGCATCCTCGATCTGGGGGTCGCGCAATCGGGCCTGGACTCGGAAGACAAGAGCCTGGCGGCCAGCTTTACCATGGCCGGCACACCCTCGTTTCTGGCACCGGAACAATATCAGGGAGACAGCGCATCACGCCAGACCGATATTTACGCCACCGGTGTCACCCTGTATTACCTGCTGACGCGGCATTATCCGTATGGCGAGATAGAACCGTTTCAACGTCCGAAATTTGCTGATCCGATAGTGCCCGGCCGCTACCGGCCTGACCTGCCGGTCTGGCTGGAAAATGTTTTACTCAAGGCTCAAGGCCGTCGCGCGCGAACCGCAAGAGCGCTGGTTTGGCGAATTCTAACCGCAGAGGAATTTTTACTGGCCTTAGAGCGCGGCGCTGCCCGCCCTTTGCCCGCCCCCGGCGCTACCCCGCTAGTCAACAGCGACCCCGCCACCATCTTGGCGCGCGCGATACAGCGGCCATATCCGGGACATAGAGATCGAGGGCTATCAGCTGCGCTTTAG
- a CDS encoding NarK/NasA family nitrate transporter, whose product MQKTTFWKAGHTPTLLAAFFYFDLSFMVWVLLGPLGIQIAKDLGLSASQKGLMVATPLLAGALLRIVMGMLVDHLKPKKAGLIGQLVVIAGLSWAWLGNLHSYEQLLFLGIILGVAGAAFAVALPLASRWYPPEHQGTALGIAGAGNSGTAFAALFAPALAIAFGWQNVFGLAIIPLLIALVVYMVFAKDAPGEVPTKSLGEYLAVLKDKDAWWFMFFYSVTFGGFSGLASSLTIYFNTQYGLSPVTAGYFTAACVFAGSMVRPMGGRIADRIGGIKTLSVMYVIAACFLFVAATGLQSATGAVIVFVGAMLALGTGNGAVFQLVPQRFRKEMGVMTGLVGMAGGIGGFYLASSLGYSHQITGSYQLGLTIFASLAVIALIGLSLVKKRWRTTWGSAAMTTAKI is encoded by the coding sequence ATGCAAAAAACCACTTTCTGGAAAGCCGGGCACACCCCGACTTTACTCGCCGCCTTCTTCTACTTTGACCTGAGTTTTATGGTCTGGGTCTTATTGGGGCCTCTCGGCATACAGATCGCCAAGGACCTTGGCTTAAGCGCATCACAAAAGGGCTTGATGGTAGCCACTCCGCTACTTGCCGGTGCATTGCTACGTATCGTCATGGGGATGCTGGTCGATCACCTGAAACCCAAGAAAGCCGGTTTGATAGGTCAACTGGTAGTGATTGCCGGTTTGAGCTGGGCCTGGCTGGGCAATCTGCACAGCTATGAGCAATTGCTGTTTCTCGGCATCATCCTCGGTGTCGCCGGTGCCGCCTTTGCGGTAGCCTTGCCGCTGGCATCTCGCTGGTATCCGCCTGAGCATCAAGGTACGGCACTGGGGATTGCCGGCGCCGGCAATTCGGGCACCGCATTCGCCGCCCTGTTCGCTCCGGCACTGGCAATCGCCTTCGGCTGGCAGAACGTGTTTGGCCTGGCCATCATTCCCTTGCTGATCGCCCTGGTGGTCTACATGGTGTTTGCCAAGGATGCGCCGGGCGAGGTTCCGACCAAGTCGCTCGGTGAATATCTGGCGGTGCTGAAGGATAAAGACGCCTGGTGGTTCATGTTTTTCTATAGCGTCACCTTTGGCGGTTTCTCGGGCTTAGCCTCATCGCTGACGATTTACTTCAATACCCAATATGGCCTGTCGCCTGTGACTGCCGGTTACTTCACTGCCGCCTGCGTATTTGCCGGCTCCATGGTCAGGCCTATGGGTGGCCGTATCGCTGACCGTATCGGCGGCATCAAGACTTTATCGGTAATGTATGTGATCGCCGCCTGTTTCCTGTTTGTCGCAGCTACCGGTTTGCAATCGGCCACTGGCGCAGTGATCGTATTTGTCGGCGCGATGCTGGCTTTGGGTACTGGCAACGGTGCGGTATTCCAATTGGTGCCGCAACGCTTCCGCAAAGAGATGGGCGTAATGACCGGCCTGGTCGGCATGGCCGGCGGCATCGGTGGTTTTTACCTGGCCTCCAGCCTAGGTTACTCGCACCAGATCACCGGCAGCTACCAGCTTGGCCTGACGATCTTCGCCAGTCTGGCGGTGATCGCCTTAATCGGTTTATCATTGGTCAAGAAACGCTGGCGTACTACATGGGGCTCTGCCGCCATGACTACCGCGAAGATTTAA
- a CDS encoding NAD(P)/FAD-dependent oxidoreductase, whose protein sequence is MKKLKLVMVGNGMAGVRTLEELLKIAPDLYDITVFGAEPYANYNRILLSPVLAGEQTIKDIMLNDVDWYEENNITLHLGKTIVRIDRVKRVVIAADGTEAEYDRLLIATGSTPFILPVPGKDAKGVIAYRDIYDTNTMIEAAEKHSHAVVIGGGLLGLEAANGLMMRGMNVSVVHLPGWLMERQLDPMAARMLQKSLEDRGLNFLLEKNTEAILSDDNGHVKGIRFTDGLEIPAQLIVMAVGIRPNTALAESAGLHCNRGIVVNDTMQTYDPKIYSVGECVNHRGTVYGLVAPLFEMAKVCANHLGNFGIGRYQGSVTSTKLKVTGIDLFSAGEFMGGKDTEEIILSDPIGGVYKKLVVKDDKLIGACLYGDTSDGSWYFKLLREGKNISEIRDSLMFGESSTGDVGHEGFTKAAAMPDSAEVCGCNGVCKGTIVNSIKEKGLLTLDEVRKHTKASASCGSCTGLVEQILMFTVGSDYSDSAKVKAMCSCTDHTHQQVRDAIKAQKLLSVAQTQKFMDWRTPDGCSSCRPAINYYLISTWPREAKDDPQSRFINERSHANIQKDGTYSVIPRMWGGETNASELRRIADVVDKFKIPTVKVTGGQRIDLLGVKKEDLREVWADLGMPSGLAYAKGLRTVKTCVGSEWCRMGTQNSTLMGQQLERELARMYAPHKVKLAVSGCPRNCAEAGIKDVGVIGVDSGWEVYVGGNGGIKTEVAQFFVKLKTHEEVMEYTGAFLQLYREEGWYLERTVHYLERVGLDHVKRIVLDDTERRKELYANLLFALEGESDPWHEPEKAQVDTRQFEMLSVS, encoded by the coding sequence ATGAAAAAATTGAAGCTAGTGATGGTAGGGAACGGTATGGCAGGTGTGCGTACCCTGGAAGAGTTATTGAAGATCGCCCCCGATCTGTATGACATTACCGTATTTGGTGCCGAGCCTTACGCCAATTACAACCGCATTTTGCTCTCGCCGGTACTGGCCGGTGAGCAGACGATTAAAGACATCATGCTTAATGATGTTGATTGGTACGAAGAAAATAACATCACCCTGCATCTGGGTAAAACCATCGTCAGGATCGACCGCGTCAAGCGCGTGGTGATCGCCGCTGATGGTACTGAAGCTGAATATGATCGTTTGCTGATCGCTACCGGTTCAACCCCGTTTATCTTGCCGGTGCCAGGCAAGGATGCCAAAGGCGTCATCGCTTACCGCGACATCTATGACACCAATACCATGATAGAAGCGGCCGAGAAACACAGCCATGCGGTGGTGATCGGTGGCGGCCTGCTGGGGTTGGAAGCGGCCAATGGCCTGATGATGCGTGGCATGAATGTCTCGGTAGTGCATTTACCCGGTTGGTTGATGGAGCGCCAGCTCGATCCTATGGCGGCGCGCATGCTGCAAAAATCGCTGGAAGACCGTGGCCTGAACTTCCTGCTGGAAAAAAACACCGAAGCCATCCTCAGTGATGACAATGGTCACGTCAAGGGCATACGTTTCACCGACGGCCTGGAAATTCCGGCGCAACTGATCGTCATGGCCGTCGGGATACGTCCTAACACTGCACTAGCCGAATCGGCCGGTCTGCATTGCAATCGCGGTATTGTCGTCAATGACACCATGCAGACCTACGATCCCAAGATTTATTCGGTCGGTGAGTGCGTCAACCATCGCGGTACCGTGTATGGCCTGGTTGCCCCTTTGTTTGAAATGGCCAAGGTTTGCGCGAATCATCTGGGTAATTTCGGTATCGGCCGCTATCAGGGATCGGTCACCTCGACCAAGCTTAAGGTGACCGGTATCGACCTGTTCTCCGCCGGCGAATTCATGGGAGGCAAGGACACCGAGGAAATCATCTTGTCTGACCCTATAGGCGGTGTCTACAAGAAGCTGGTGGTCAAGGATGATAAGTTGATCGGTGCCTGCCTGTATGGCGACACCTCGGACGGTAGCTGGTATTTCAAGCTGCTGCGCGAAGGCAAGAATATTTCGGAAATCCGCGATTCCCTGATGTTTGGCGAATCGAGCACCGGTGACGTCGGCCATGAAGGTTTCACCAAGGCTGCTGCCATGCCCGATAGCGCCGAAGTCTGCGGCTGCAATGGCGTTTGCAAGGGCACCATCGTCAATAGCATTAAGGAAAAAGGCTTGCTGACGCTCGATGAGGTGCGCAAGCATACCAAGGCATCGGCCTCTTGCGGTTCGTGTACCGGTCTGGTTGAACAGATCCTGATGTTTACGGTCGGTAGCGATTACAGTGACAGCGCCAAAGTCAAGGCCATGTGCAGTTGTACCGATCACACGCATCAGCAAGTGCGCGATGCGATCAAGGCGCAAAAACTGCTGAGCGTAGCGCAAACCCAGAAATTCATGGATTGGCGCACCCCTGACGGTTGCTCTAGCTGCCGTCCGGCGATCAATTACTATCTGATTTCGACCTGGCCGCGCGAAGCCAAGGACGATCCGCAATCGCGCTTCATTAACGAGCGTTCGCACGCGAATATCCAGAAGGACGGTACCTACTCGGTGATTCCGCGTATGTGGGGCGGCGAAACCAATGCGTCCGAATTGCGCCGCATCGCTGACGTGGTGGATAAATTCAAGATTCCTACCGTTAAGGTCACCGGTGGTCAGCGTATCGATTTGCTCGGTGTGAAGAAGGAAGATTTACGCGAAGTCTGGGCGGATCTGGGCATGCCTTCAGGGCTGGCTTACGCCAAGGGTTTGCGTACCGTGAAAACCTGCGTAGGCAGCGAATGGTGTCGCATGGGGACGCAAAATTCCACCCTGATGGGCCAGCAATTAGAGCGCGAACTGGCACGCATGTATGCGCCGCACAAGGTCAAATTGGCGGTCTCCGGTTGTCCGCGTAACTGTGCCGAGGCAGGGATCAAGGACGTAGGCGTGATCGGCGTTGATTCTGGCTGGGAAGTGTATGTCGGCGGTAACGGCGGCATCAAGACTGAAGTGGCGCAATTCTTCGTCAAGCTGAAAACCCATGAGGAAGTCATGGAATACACGGGTGCTTTCCTGCAACTGTATCGCGAAGAGGGCTGGTATCTGGAGCGTACCGTGCACTACCTGGAGCGCGTAGGTCTGGATCACGTCAAACGCATCGTACTCGATGACACAGAGCGGCGCAAAGAGCTGTACGCCAACCTGTTGTTTGCGCTGGAAGGTGAGTCCGATCCTTGGCATGAGCCGGAGAAGGCACAGGTTGATACGCGTCAGTTTGAGATGCTCAGCGTCTCTTAG